In the genome of Haloplanus salinus, the window CACTTCGCCGTCGTCTGTGCAACGCCGTCCCAACGTCGCTTCAGGTATTAGACACCACGCTGCGTCCGAGTATGTGCAATGCCAACAGCAACCGTACGCGGACACGAGATCCACTACCGAACGGACGGCGACGAGGGGCCACCGATCGTGATGGTCCACGGCGTGCCCACCAACAGTTCCCAGTGGGAACCGATTCAGGACCTCCTCTCGCCGTATTTCCGGACGTACGCCATCGACCTCATCGGTATGGGAAAGAGCGACAAACCACTGGACGACTGGGAGTACTCCTGGGAGAACGACTCCCACATCATCGCGGAGCTGATGGACGAGTGGGGCCACGACTCGATGATCGTCGCCGGCGACGACTGGGGCGGTGGTATCGCGCTCGACTTCGCCGCTCGCTACCCAGACAAGACGGACATCTGTGTCGCCGTCGATCCGGTCGCCTACGACAACTGGCCGGTCGCCGAGATCGAATCCATCGGCCGGCTGGCCTTCGTCGACGACGATGAAGAGTTCCGGAAGGCCGTCGCGGATTTCCCGATGAAACTCGTCCAGACCCTCCGGACGATGGTGCACGAACCGAGCAACTTCCGGGGTGGAGCCATCAAAGAGGGCGTCTCGACAGCGCGAACGACCTACGACCTCCGAAAACTTCGCGAACCGTACGAGACGGTCGACTACGCCGCCGGCGGCTCACAGCTCAACGGCGACGCCGGCTACGGCTCGCCGAAACTCGACGCCATTCGCGCCCTCGCGCTTCGCGGCGCGTCGCTCGATCCCGACTGGATGCTCGACATCCCCTACGAGGATATCACCGCGCCGACGATGCTCCTCTGGGGGCTGCAGGACATCATGATGGACTCGGCGATCCGCTTCCGGTTCCGATACGACATCACGAACGCGCCCGTTCGCATCCAGCCACTTCAGGAGGCGGGCCACCTCGCGCTGGTGGATCAACCCCATCTCGGCGCTGATGCCATCATCGACTTCGTCACCGAACACCAGGGCACCGACGTCCTCGCCGACCGGTACATGGGGTTCCCCGAAATCCTGTGACCGCCACTCCCCCGCTCGCACCCTCCCGACTTCGGTCGCCACAGCGACATACCGCCTTCGAATGATCGGTCTCGTTTTCGCGTTCGCCGCCGATTCCGTCGTCCTGTTCGTCGGCCTGCGTTACCTTCGGTCGCGTCCCGTCGACGTGACACCAGCAATGGTTGCGGCGACGCTCCCCTGGTTCGGACTTGCCGGGTTTCTCTATGCCGTCCAACAGGGCGTGGCACTCCCTGCGTTGATCGATCCCTTCGCTGTGAGTCCCATCGCGTATCTCACGACCGGCTGTGTCGTCGTCGTTCTGTGGATCGTCGTCGATGCGGTTCGACCGTCGTCGCTCCCCGTTGCAACCGCGCTGAGTGGCGGTGGACTGTTGATCGTC includes:
- a CDS encoding alpha/beta fold hydrolase; translation: MPTATVRGHEIHYRTDGDEGPPIVMVHGVPTNSSQWEPIQDLLSPYFRTYAIDLIGMGKSDKPLDDWEYSWENDSHIIAELMDEWGHDSMIVAGDDWGGGIALDFAARYPDKTDICVAVDPVAYDNWPVAEIESIGRLAFVDDDEEFRKAVADFPMKLVQTLRTMVHEPSNFRGGAIKEGVSTARTTYDLRKLREPYETVDYAAGGSQLNGDAGYGSPKLDAIRALALRGASLDPDWMLDIPYEDITAPTMLLWGLQDIMMDSAIRFRFRYDITNAPVRIQPLQEAGHLALVDQPHLGADAIIDFVTEHQGTDVLADRYMGFPEIL